In Arthrobacter sp. PAMC25284, a single genomic region encodes these proteins:
- a CDS encoding DUF58 domain-containing protein, producing the protein MALMDRFPRHVFSSRGWGLLAAGALALLAAHITGRRDLLALATLLIFLPLLALAGTRLLRPQFRVYREFSPSTVETSARSTVRLAVARSAAGSGHALMEERLPPRFGESPAFRFPSRSSLGGTSYYEYHLRSRKRGQFLIGPVTAEISDPFGLARRRQAIDDGDLLTVTPAAVDLSPTGLAGARGYDGATPTRAGANPSNDDIMTREYRQGDPMRRVHWPATARHGALMVRQEESVATPEATIIMDQRRSAYPDGGPSPRPGARRSGDRGGHEPVTCDAFEWAVTAVMSVSAHLSGRNYKLRCLDVSGSPAFLLSPSAPEPAAEEYAGASGLQSVAESLAAIQLSGAPPHRRDNTTTPDPVTGVPVTGSGPLPFDDRLMDKLAAHRQRGPILAVTGMLTLAEARALSPAAGLGANAFAIVITDGTPDTDAVLDALRLGGWRAVAVTAATALPSAWAAYDEDTAGAPAAAGQRGAGDRR; encoded by the coding sequence GTGGCATTGATGGACCGTTTCCCGCGGCACGTCTTCAGCTCCCGGGGCTGGGGGCTGCTGGCGGCCGGAGCGCTGGCCTTGCTGGCTGCCCACATCACGGGGCGGCGTGACCTGCTGGCTTTGGCAACCCTGCTGATCTTCCTGCCGCTGCTGGCCCTGGCCGGAACGCGGCTGCTCCGGCCCCAGTTCCGGGTCTACCGGGAATTCAGTCCCTCGACGGTCGAGACCTCAGCCAGGTCCACCGTGCGCCTGGCCGTAGCCAGGAGTGCTGCCGGATCCGGACACGCCCTCATGGAAGAGCGGCTGCCGCCCAGATTCGGCGAATCCCCCGCGTTCCGGTTCCCCTCACGCTCCAGCCTCGGCGGCACCAGCTACTACGAATACCACCTGCGCTCCCGAAAACGCGGGCAGTTCCTGATCGGGCCGGTGACGGCCGAGATCAGTGATCCGTTCGGGCTCGCCCGCCGCCGCCAGGCCATCGACGACGGCGATCTCCTGACGGTAACCCCCGCCGCCGTCGACCTGTCCCCCACGGGGCTGGCAGGTGCCCGCGGGTACGACGGTGCCACTCCGACACGGGCGGGAGCGAATCCCAGCAATGACGACATCATGACCCGCGAATACCGTCAGGGCGACCCGATGCGCCGCGTCCACTGGCCGGCGACTGCACGTCATGGTGCGCTGATGGTCCGGCAGGAGGAATCCGTCGCCACTCCGGAAGCGACGATCATTATGGACCAGCGGCGGTCCGCGTACCCGGACGGCGGACCGTCCCCGCGGCCAGGTGCACGCCGGTCCGGCGACCGCGGCGGCCACGAACCGGTCACCTGTGACGCTTTCGAGTGGGCAGTTACCGCGGTTATGTCCGTCAGCGCGCATCTCTCCGGACGAAACTACAAACTGCGCTGCCTGGATGTCTCGGGATCACCGGCCTTCCTGCTCTCGCCGTCGGCCCCGGAGCCAGCCGCTGAGGAATATGCCGGCGCTTCCGGGCTCCAATCCGTCGCGGAGAGCCTGGCAGCCATCCAGCTCTCCGGAGCGCCGCCGCACCGCCGGGACAATACGACAACCCCCGACCCCGTCACCGGCGTACCCGTCACCGGATCCGGGCCGTTGCCTTTTGACGACAGACTGATGGACAAGCTCGCTGCCCACCGCCAGCGCGGGCCGATCCTTGCGGTCACAGGAATGCTGACGCTGGCTGAAGCCCGCGCCCTGTCGCCCGCGGCCGGCCTCGGCGCAAATGCCTTTGCCATCGTGATCACGGACGGCACGCCGGATACCGACGCCGTTCTGGACGCCCTGCGGCTCGGCGGCTGGCGGGCAGTCGCCGTCACCGCGGCCACTGCCCTGCCGTCCGCGTGGGCTGCCTACGACGAGGACACGGCCGGCGCGCCGGCTGCGGCCGGCCAGCGCGGCGCCGGTGACCGGCGATGA
- a CDS encoding DUF3488 and transglutaminase-like domain-containing protein, which produces MTLTPQRTGTGPARAGAENSTVLAPGARPVPAGPGMQPWVMGISVAVAVAGAALGLNGVLRGWIWYSPVLTTVIAVTFAMAALRSLRLHSVPVAAGGLAALVMVLTFTFFRQHSFAGFIPSGDTMTQVGRFLRRASETVLAESAPVAPNAGIVMVACALLGLLVILIDSLAFPLASPATSGIGILAILVVPAIIKPQSAGVAGFVGAAAGYLLILACSHWFAPDTRTGADNARTPGQFRHATVAGGLALTLTLLVQPLIPGFDRGSFPQGSKLNPFGVASGLNPMITLGNSLRSPEGGGRITYATNAPTTPYLRSVTVDTFDGEAWAPDDREPTRRPGTGRMDSGLDSAPAELRVVTAIRTGRFTSPYLPVPYAPEAVNGLTGRWSWDPATLSIRGIDTDTRDQQFVAMSVTPQLTPELLAQSGGPPQGVAELFVRPPANVPDVVRQTSASVVAGSSTPYARAMAIQQYLRSAEFRYSLESPVQGGYDGNGMSVLADFLAQKSGYCIHFASAMAVMARLEGIPSRIAVGYAPGRLTGATVSVAGQGPLPEYEVDARDAHAWPELYFQGVGWVAFEPTPSRGLVPAYASVPTGSGGASTNEPNDLIIPADQETREPAAPLGPVPLPGVAAPAGSGVNQVSEHLGTGVAMLLIVLLAAPRLAREGIRRRRLRAAGSPARPAPALRAWAELRDLAADYGVVAGAGDTARRFVERLLASGLLGAPERMDMPGQQAAVSLRLDFENQEYGRPSPVAAPGSAPAGSASAATRIALVRAALRSTAKPLVRLRAELFPPSVIAAWRRSAASPFRPLAQTARRTVRGVADTGLGIRDAVRRVRRG; this is translated from the coding sequence ATGACACTGACCCCGCAGCGCACAGGCACCGGGCCGGCGCGGGCCGGCGCGGAAAATTCGACCGTCCTGGCCCCCGGTGCCCGGCCGGTTCCGGCCGGGCCGGGCATGCAGCCATGGGTGATGGGCATCTCGGTTGCAGTCGCCGTCGCCGGTGCAGCGCTTGGACTCAACGGGGTGCTGCGCGGCTGGATCTGGTACTCACCGGTGCTGACGACGGTCATTGCGGTCACCTTCGCCATGGCAGCCCTCAGGTCACTCCGGCTCCACAGCGTCCCGGTAGCAGCCGGCGGCTTGGCGGCGCTGGTCATGGTCCTGACGTTTACGTTCTTCCGCCAGCACAGTTTCGCGGGATTCATTCCATCCGGCGACACGATGACCCAGGTGGGAAGATTTCTGCGCAGGGCCAGTGAAACGGTGCTGGCCGAAAGCGCGCCCGTGGCCCCGAACGCGGGCATCGTTATGGTGGCCTGCGCTCTCCTGGGTCTGCTGGTCATCCTCATTGATTCACTGGCCTTCCCGCTGGCCTCGCCCGCAACCAGCGGCATCGGCATCCTGGCCATCCTCGTGGTTCCGGCGATCATTAAGCCGCAGAGCGCCGGGGTGGCGGGTTTCGTGGGCGCGGCCGCCGGCTACCTGCTGATCCTGGCCTGCAGCCACTGGTTTGCGCCCGATACCCGGACCGGCGCCGACAACGCCCGGACGCCGGGCCAGTTCCGCCATGCCACAGTGGCCGGAGGCCTGGCCCTGACCCTCACGCTGCTCGTCCAGCCGCTCATTCCGGGCTTCGACCGCGGCTCTTTCCCGCAGGGTTCAAAGCTGAATCCGTTCGGCGTGGCGAGTGGCCTCAATCCCATGATCACTCTCGGCAACAGCCTGCGCAGCCCCGAAGGCGGTGGCCGGATCACCTATGCCACCAACGCGCCCACCACCCCCTATCTTCGCTCCGTCACCGTCGATACGTTCGACGGCGAGGCCTGGGCGCCGGATGACCGGGAGCCGACCCGCCGGCCGGGGACGGGCAGGATGGACTCCGGCCTCGACTCGGCCCCCGCCGAACTGCGGGTTGTCACGGCCATCAGGACGGGCCGGTTCACGAGCCCCTACCTTCCCGTCCCCTACGCCCCCGAAGCCGTCAACGGACTCACCGGACGCTGGAGCTGGGATCCTGCCACGCTGAGCATCCGGGGCATCGATACCGATACCCGCGACCAGCAGTTCGTCGCCATGTCCGTCACCCCGCAACTCACTCCGGAACTGCTGGCCCAGTCCGGCGGGCCGCCCCAGGGAGTGGCCGAACTGTTCGTCCGCCCGCCTGCCAACGTCCCGGACGTCGTGCGGCAGACCTCCGCGTCAGTCGTCGCCGGGTCCTCCACCCCGTACGCCCGGGCAATGGCGATCCAGCAGTACCTGCGCTCTGCCGAGTTCAGGTATTCCCTCGAGTCCCCGGTACAGGGCGGCTACGACGGCAACGGGATGTCCGTCCTGGCGGACTTTTTGGCCCAGAAAAGTGGCTACTGCATCCACTTCGCCTCGGCGATGGCTGTGATGGCCCGGCTGGAGGGAATCCCCAGCCGGATCGCGGTGGGCTACGCCCCGGGGCGGCTCACCGGCGCTACGGTGTCCGTTGCGGGGCAGGGTCCTTTGCCGGAATACGAGGTGGACGCCCGCGACGCCCATGCCTGGCCGGAGCTGTATTTTCAGGGCGTCGGCTGGGTCGCGTTCGAGCCGACCCCTTCGCGGGGCCTGGTACCGGCCTATGCTTCGGTCCCCACGGGATCCGGCGGCGCCAGCACCAATGAACCAAATGACCTGATAATCCCGGCGGACCAGGAGACCCGGGAGCCCGCAGCCCCACTGGGTCCCGTGCCGCTTCCGGGCGTCGCAGCTCCTGCCGGATCCGGCGTGAATCAGGTCTCCGAACACTTGGGCACAGGCGTGGCGATGCTCCTCATCGTGCTGCTGGCGGCGCCCCGGCTGGCGCGCGAGGGCATCCGCCGTCGCCGGCTCCGGGCCGCAGGGTCGCCCGCCCGGCCTGCGCCCGCGCTGCGTGCCTGGGCGGAACTTCGGGATCTTGCCGCCGACTACGGCGTGGTGGCAGGGGCCGGGGATACGGCGCGGCGGTTCGTGGAACGACTGCTGGCCTCGGGGCTGCTCGGGGCGCCGGAGAGGATGGATATGCCGGGCCAGCAGGCCGCGGTGTCCCTGCGGCTGGACTTCGAGAATCAGGAATATGGCCGCCCGTCCCCTGTGGCAGCGCCGGGATCAGCTCCCGCCGGCAGTGCCTCCGCGGCAACCAGGATCGCGCTGGTGCGTGCCGCACTGCGGTCCACCGCGAAGCCCCTGGTGCGGCTCCGTGCGGAGCTGTTTCCGCCGTCGGTCATCGCGGCCTGGCGACGGTCGGCTGCGTCCCCGTTCCGGCCGCTGGCGCAAACGGCACGGCGCACCGTGCGTGGCGTCGCGGATACCGGGTTAGGGATCCGCGACGCCGTCCGCAGGGTGCGCCGGGGCTAG